In one Nicotiana tomentosiformis chromosome 6, ASM39032v3, whole genome shotgun sequence genomic region, the following are encoded:
- the LOC138894101 gene encoding uncharacterized protein, giving the protein MVSSRTRTRGYISHFFLKEDIQAIRIAKTSEEDMQQGKKKKAQGVGKDAVLRPPSVEEEASASVPKSMKYNKRKRASASEDPKPKMRMARKLIKNTIPLTIESVLRLRDEDEEEEENNGSMLVARVKKTIDAPKVAESMVIYKAPPRTEEISEEGSGRVLESLEIEDASHQSQQTAAAVHREACSQSRAELHRYKANLRWVTEDRNALRLLFGQREEEIKDLRAELAKPQQDQTDLTEQVKREG; this is encoded by the exons ATGGTCAGTTCTCGTACCAGAACCAGAGGATACATTAGCCATTTCTTTTTGAAAGAAGATATTCAGGCAATAAGAATCGCTAAGACCAGCGAAGAAGATATGCAgcaagggaagaagaagaaggcacAAG GTGTGggtaaagatgcggttttgaggcccccgtccgtcgaggaagaggcttcggcctctgttcCAAAATCGATGAAGTATAATAAGCGAAAAAGGGCCTCCGCTTctgaagatccaaaaccgaagatgaggatggctcgtaagctgattaagaataccatccctttgaccatagaatcagttctgcgtctaagggatgaagacgaagaagaagaagaaaacaacggGTCCatgctggtggcccgagtgaagaaaaccatcgatgccccaaaggtAGCTGAATCGATGGTGATTTATAAAGCTCCGCCTCGGACTGAGGAGATATCAGAGGAAGGTTCGGGCAGAGTCCTCGAATCGTTAGAAatcgaggatgcttcccaccaaagtcaacaaacg GCCGCggcggttcatcgagaagcatgttctcagtctcgagctgagctgcatCGGTATAAGGCCAACCTCCGATGGGTCACGGAGGATAGGAACGCCCTTAGACTCCTCTTCGgacaaagggaagaagaaatcaaggacctccgagctgaaTTGGCCAAGCCTCAACAAGAccagaccgacctgaccgagcag